Proteins from one Chloroflexota bacterium genomic window:
- a CDS encoding CHAD domain-containing protein produces MEIEAKYRISNPELYDILSSTDSLAGFAIEDVKIKKVEDQYFDSEDLVFMRGGFSLRLRSSGGSKVVTLKSLDRGEGALYSRQEVETTLEPGTGMQIANWPEGPARELAGRLAGGRPLEALFRIRQQRVVRNLCRISGGQAVIELSLDQVELQAASGLGQTGENSFLELEAELLPGGRLEELEAVVEFLEEVPGLVAESRSKFEQGLALARPDIDLALVSPARDGESPALAPDPLPGVDRHDPVAEAIRKVLRVQFEVMLANEGGSRQVDGIEAVHDMRVATRRMRSALRLYGSYFDPEVVTRFKKDLRKIGRALGRVRDLDVFEREMQRYLATVPEGQAGDLAPLREVWSVRREVARGKLNRFLDGKRYRRFARVFGHFVSTEGAGVRPGTAESPDRDQVRFRLHSHLWQLYEGVWAYQPIVADATVSQLHALRIDCKRLRYSLEFFQEVLGPEAEGLIKDVIAIQDHLGDIQDAVVAEGMMESMLGKSDHLADENVIAYRDFRRAEAQQLVETFPRAWPMVGGSEFRRRLAGALMVPIS; encoded by the coding sequence GTGGAGATCGAAGCGAAATACCGTATTTCCAACCCCGAGCTTTATGATATCCTATCCTCGACCGATTCACTGGCCGGTTTTGCCATCGAGGATGTGAAGATAAAAAAAGTCGAGGATCAATACTTCGACAGCGAAGATCTGGTATTCATGCGGGGAGGATTCTCCCTGCGTCTCCGTTCGTCGGGTGGCAGCAAGGTAGTCACCTTGAAATCGCTGGACCGCGGCGAGGGTGCCCTGTACAGCCGTCAGGAAGTCGAGACAACACTGGAACCGGGCACTGGTATGCAGATTGCCAATTGGCCGGAGGGTCCCGCGCGGGAGCTGGCAGGCCGACTGGCAGGGGGGAGGCCGCTGGAAGCGCTTTTTCGAATTCGGCAGCAACGGGTTGTGCGCAACCTCTGTCGCATCTCCGGCGGACAAGCGGTCATCGAACTGAGCCTGGACCAGGTTGAGCTTCAGGCGGCATCCGGATTGGGGCAGACGGGAGAAAATAGTTTCCTGGAGCTGGAAGCTGAGTTGTTGCCCGGTGGTCGTCTGGAGGAGCTTGAGGCGGTGGTTGAATTCCTGGAAGAGGTGCCTGGTCTGGTTGCCGAAAGCCGCTCCAAATTCGAGCAGGGCCTGGCTTTGGCACGGCCTGACATCGATCTTGCCCTGGTGTCCCCGGCGCGCGATGGGGAAAGCCCAGCCCTGGCACCGGATCCGTTACCGGGAGTCGACCGGCACGATCCCGTGGCGGAGGCGATCCGCAAGGTGTTGCGGGTGCAGTTTGAGGTCATGCTGGCCAACGAGGGGGGCAGCCGCCAGGTGGACGGCATCGAGGCTGTGCACGACATGCGGGTGGCTACCCGGCGAATGCGCTCGGCCCTGCGGCTCTACGGCAGCTACTTCGATCCCGAGGTGGTGACGCGCTTCAAGAAGGACCTGCGCAAGATCGGGCGCGCGCTGGGCCGCGTACGCGACCTGGATGTCTTCGAGCGGGAGATGCAGCGCTACCTGGCAACGGTGCCCGAGGGGCAGGCTGGCGACCTGGCGCCACTGCGAGAGGTCTGGTCGGTCCGGCGCGAGGTTGCGCGCGGTAAGCTCAACCGCTTCCTGGACGGCAAGCGCTACCGACGCTTCGCGCGCGTCTTTGGCCATTTTGTAAGCACAGAGGGTGCTGGCGTGCGTCCCGGGACAGCCGAATCACCAGACCGGGATCAGGTGCGTTTCCGCCTGCACAGCCACCTGTGGCAGCTATACGAAGGGGTGTGGGCCTACCAGCCAATCGTCGCCGACGCAACGGTATCCCAGCTGCACGCGTTGCGCATCGACTGCAAACGGTTGCGCTACTCGCTGGAGTTTTTCCAGGAGGTGTTGGGGCCTGAAGCAGAGGGGCTCATCAAGGATGTGATCGCGATCCAGGATCACCTGGGGGATATCCAGGACGCGGTAGTGGCGGAGGGTATGATGGAATCCATGCTGGGGAAGTCTGATCACCTGGCGGATGAGAATGTGATCGCATACCGGGATTTTCGCCGTGCCGAGGCACAGCAGTTGGTCGAAACCTTTCCCAGGGCCTGGCCGATGGTTGGCGGGAGCGAGTTTCGACGCAGGCTGGCCGGAGCGCTGATGGTTCCGATATCCTGA